The following coding sequences are from one Devosia neptuniae window:
- a CDS encoding HAD family hydrolase produces the protein MTDTLVPVFDLGGVFVDWNPMYLFRKLFESEDDALWFHQNICTLDWNLEFDAGEIYSEGVAKLITRFPKYWREIQAFDLRWKETLGEFIQGTIDIHDELIEQEVPTFAITNFSWEKWVSCLGEWPFLEKFDGVIVSGLEGLVKPDPRLYRVFCERYGLAPESCVFIDDSEPNITSARKFGMHGIHFKDPVMLRKELIALGLPLKAK, from the coding sequence CGCTCGTCCCTGTTTTTGACCTTGGCGGCGTGTTCGTCGACTGGAACCCGATGTATCTGTTCCGCAAGCTCTTCGAGAGCGAGGACGATGCGCTGTGGTTCCACCAGAATATCTGCACTCTCGACTGGAATCTGGAATTCGACGCGGGTGAAATCTATTCCGAGGGCGTCGCCAAGCTGATCACCCGCTTCCCCAAATATTGGCGCGAAATCCAGGCGTTCGACCTGCGCTGGAAGGAAACGCTGGGTGAATTCATCCAGGGCACGATCGACATTCATGACGAGCTGATCGAGCAGGAAGTCCCCACCTTTGCTATTACCAATTTCTCCTGGGAGAAATGGGTGAGCTGCCTGGGCGAATGGCCGTTCCTTGAAAAATTCGATGGCGTGATCGTCTCGGGTCTGGAAGGGTTGGTAAAACCCGATCCGCGGCTTTATCGCGTGTTCTGCGAGCGCTATGGCCTGGCGCCCGAAAGCTGCGTGTTCATCGACGACAGCGAGCCCAATATCACCTCGGCACGCAAATTCGGCATGCATGGGATCCACTTCAAGGACCCGGTCATGCTGCGCAAGGAACTGATCGCGCTGGGACTGCCACTCAAGGCGAAGTAG
- the upp gene encoding uracil phosphoribosyltransferase — MSSVTVLDHPLIQHKLTIMRNKETSIAGFRRLLREIAHLMCYEVTRDLELEMIPIETPMAEMQSPAIKGKKLVFASILRAGNGLLDGMLDLVPAARVAHIGIYRDHETLEPVEYYFKAPSNLEDRLIIVVDPMLATANSATAAIDKLKERGANNIRFLCLLAAPEGIKHFGETHPDVPVFTASIDSHLNEKGYIIPGLGDAGDRMYGTK, encoded by the coding sequence ATGAGCAGCGTGACCGTCCTCGATCACCCCTTGATCCAGCACAAGCTGACCATCATGCGCAACAAGGAGACCTCCATCGCGGGGTTCCGCCGCCTGCTGCGCGAAATCGCCCATCTGATGTGCTACGAAGTCACGCGCGATCTCGAACTCGAGATGATCCCCATCGAGACCCCGATGGCCGAAATGCAGTCGCCTGCCATCAAGGGCAAGAAGCTGGTTTTCGCCTCCATCCTGCGTGCCGGCAATGGCCTGCTCGATGGCATGCTCGATCTGGTCCCGGCCGCCCGCGTCGCCCATATTGGTATCTATCGCGATCATGAAACGCTCGAGCCGGTCGAGTATTACTTCAAGGCTCCGTCCAACCTGGAAGATCGCCTGATCATTGTGGTCGATCCAATGCTGGCCACCGCCAACTCGGCCACCGCCGCCATCGACAAGCTCAAGGAACGCGGCGCCAACAATATCCGCTTCCTCTGCCTGCTCGCCGCCCCCGAAGGCATCAAGCATTTCGGTGAAACCCATCCCGACGTGCCGGTCTTCACCGCTTCCATCGACAGCCATCTCAACGAAAAGGGCTACATCATCCCCGGTCTTGGCGATGCGGGCGACCGCATGTACGGCACGAAATAA
- a CDS encoding phosphopentomutase, which yields MPRAILCILDSVGIGGAPDAAAYGDTGSNTFGHIAEHAAAGKADRAGLRAGPLNVPNLDALGIGAAIKLSTGTLPPNLSATPKGGRFGVGREVSKGKDTPSGHWEIAGVPVPFEWGYFPQTEPTFPPALIEEFIKRAKLPGILGDKHASGTNIIAELGEESIRTGKPICYTSIDSVFQIAAHESHFGLDRLYEICQIAFEFTAPLNIGRVIARPFVGEDAKSFKRTGNRRDFAIAPPEPTLLDRNKEAGNQVFAIGKISDIYAAHGVTHKLKGTGLPQLFDKTLEAMEMAADNAFIMTNFVDFDSEYGHRRDVPGYAAALEYFDTRLPELIAKLRDDDLLILTADHGNDPTWPGTDHTREQIPILLFSPSVSAGEIGIRSTFADIGETIAHWLGLAPGRHGKSFL from the coding sequence ATGCCCCGCGCCATTCTGTGCATTCTCGATAGCGTCGGCATTGGCGGCGCGCCCGACGCTGCCGCCTATGGCGATACCGGCTCCAACACCTTTGGCCACATCGCCGAACACGCCGCCGCGGGCAAAGCCGATCGCGCTGGCCTACGCGCCGGTCCGCTCAACGTGCCCAACCTCGATGCCCTCGGCATCGGCGCAGCCATAAAGCTTTCGACCGGCACCCTGCCGCCCAACCTCTCCGCCACGCCCAAGGGCGGCCGCTTCGGCGTGGGCCGCGAAGTCAGCAAGGGCAAGGACACCCCCTCCGGCCATTGGGAGATCGCCGGCGTGCCGGTGCCCTTCGAATGGGGCTATTTCCCGCAAACCGAGCCGACCTTTCCGCCCGCGCTGATCGAAGAATTCATTAAACGCGCCAAGCTGCCCGGCATTCTGGGCGACAAGCATGCCTCGGGCACCAATATCATTGCAGAGTTAGGCGAAGAGAGCATCCGCACCGGCAAGCCGATCTGCTACACCTCCATCGATAGCGTGTTCCAGATCGCCGCGCATGAAAGCCATTTCGGGCTCGATCGGCTCTACGAGATTTGCCAGATCGCTTTCGAGTTCACCGCGCCGCTCAATATCGGCCGCGTGATCGCCCGCCCCTTCGTGGGTGAGGATGCAAAGAGCTTCAAGCGCACCGGCAATCGCCGCGACTTTGCCATCGCTCCGCCCGAGCCGACCTTGCTCGATCGCAACAAGGAAGCCGGAAACCAGGTCTTCGCCATCGGCAAGATTTCCGACATCTATGCCGCCCATGGCGTCACTCATAAGCTCAAGGGCACTGGCCTGCCCCAATTGTTCGACAAGACGCTCGAGGCCATGGAAATGGCTGCCGATAACGCGTTCATCATGACCAATTTCGTCGATTTCGACAGTGAATATGGCCATCGCCGCGATGTGCCCGGCTATGCGGCGGCGCTCGAATATTTCGACACCCGCCTGCCCGAGTTGATCGCCAAGCTCAGGGACGATGATCTCTTGATCCTCACGGCCGACCACGGCAATGATCCAACCTGGCCCGGCACCGATCACACGCGAGAACAGATCCCGATTCTGCTCTTTTCCCCAAGCGTGTCGGCGGGCGAGATTGGCATTCGCTCCACCTTCGCAGATATTGGCGAAACCATTGCCCATTGGCTCGGCCTCGCACCCGGCCGTCATGGCAAAAGCTTTCTCTAA
- the deoA gene encoding thymidine phosphorylase, whose protein sequence is MVFLPQEVIAKKRDGHALSADEIAAFIHGFTHGTVSHAQAAALAMAVYFNDMTMQERVALTLAMRDSGTVLDWSDLDGPVADKHSTGGVGDNVSLMLAPILAAIGIYVPMISGRGLGHTGGTLDKFDAIPGYTTSPDNALFRKVVKEVGCAIIGQTANLAPADKTLYAIRDVTGTVESISLITASILSKKLAAGLGALILDVKTGSGAFMPTLEKSRNLAQSLVTVANGAGLKTSALITDMNEPLASAAGNGLEVRNAVDFLTGKHQDARLREVTLALCAEVAAMTGIAESVPAARKLVDDALDSGRAAERFAKMVMALGGPTDFVEAMDTHLAPAPIIRDVFVTGQGTIAAIDTKGVGMAVVALGGGRTMPSDSIDHTVGFDRLLGLGTQADAQTPIARIHARDEASAADAEARLKSAYRLGDTAPRHDLIAARLAPTE, encoded by the coding sequence ATGGTCTTCCTCCCCCAAGAAGTCATCGCCAAAAAGCGCGACGGCCACGCCCTCTCGGCCGACGAGATCGCCGCCTTCATCCATGGCTTCACCCACGGCACAGTCTCCCACGCCCAGGCCGCCGCCCTCGCCATGGCCGTCTATTTCAACGACATGACCATGCAAGAACGCGTCGCGCTGACCCTGGCCATGCGCGATAGCGGCACCGTGCTCGACTGGTCCGATCTCGACGGCCCCGTGGCCGACAAACACTCCACCGGCGGCGTCGGCGACAATGTCAGCCTCATGCTCGCGCCAATCCTGGCCGCTATCGGCATCTATGTGCCCATGATCTCGGGCCGGGGTCTGGGCCATACCGGCGGCACGCTCGACAAGTTCGACGCCATTCCCGGCTATACCACCAGCCCCGACAATGCTCTGTTTCGCAAGGTTGTGAAGGAGGTCGGCTGCGCCATTATCGGCCAGACCGCCAATCTCGCCCCCGCCGACAAGACGCTCTACGCCATCCGCGACGTGACGGGGACGGTCGAATCCATTTCCCTTATCACCGCCTCCATCCTCTCCAAAAAGCTCGCTGCGGGGCTCGGCGCACTGATCCTCGACGTCAAAACCGGTTCGGGCGCCTTCATGCCCACGCTGGAAAAATCTAGGAATCTCGCGCAAAGCCTCGTCACTGTCGCCAATGGCGCGGGCCTCAAAACATCAGCTCTCATCACCGACATGAACGAGCCGCTGGCCTCCGCCGCCGGCAATGGCCTCGAAGTCCGCAACGCTGTCGACTTCCTCACCGGCAAGCATCAGGACGCCCGCCTGCGCGAAGTCACGCTCGCCCTCTGCGCCGAAGTCGCCGCCATGACTGGCATTGCCGAGAGCGTCCCCGCCGCCCGCAAGCTGGTCGATGACGCTCTTGATAGCGGACGCGCCGCCGAGCGCTTCGCCAAAATGGTCATGGCCCTTGGCGGCCCCACCGATTTCGTCGAAGCCATGGATACCCATCTCGCCCCGGCCCCCATCATCCGCGACGTCTTCGTGACGGGGCAGGGCACTATCGCTGCCATCGACACCAAAGGCGTCGGCATGGCCGTCGTCGCGCTAGGTGGCGGCCGCACCATGCCCAGCGACAGCATCGATCACACAGTCGGCTTCGACCGTCTCCTTGGCCTCGGCACTCAGGCCGACGCACAAACCCCCATCGCCCGCATCCACGCCCGCGACGAGGCCTCTGCCGCCGACGCCGAAGCGCGCCTCAAATCTGCGTATCGCCTGGGTGACACCGCCCCGCGCCACGATCTCATTGCCGCGCGCCTCGCGCCAACGGAGTAA
- a CDS encoding aldehyde dehydrogenase family protein: protein MNKIAQVFQSLDYGPAPEGPDQANAWLDSHGRKFGHFIDGTWTKPGKTFASDNPANGEKLADITEGTTEDVNTAVKAARAAFKPWSALSGYERGKYLYAIARAIQKHSRLFAVLETMDNGKPIRESRDVDIPLVARHFYHHAGWAQHLSREFPDAVPYGVCGQIIPWNFPLLMLAWKIAPALAAGNTVILKPAEFTSLTALLFAEICERAGLPKGVVNIVTGQGETGQAIVSHDGIDKIAFTGSTEVGKAIRAATAGTGKGLSLELGGKSPYIVFEDADIDSAIEGLVDAIWFNQGQVCCAGSRLLVQESIETRFIAKLKTRMASLRVGDPLDKSIDIGALVAPVQVERIRDLMKRGVAEGAVVYEADGPVPAKGCFLKPALVTNVSPANTLVAEEIFGPVLVAMSFRTPEEAVALANNTKYGLAATIWSENINLALDIAPKIKAGVVWINGTNNFDAAVGFGGYKESGFGREGGREGMSAYLKPAWEKELKAAPAAKPAPAKAENPLDSGHLDQTAKMYIGGKQSRPDSAYNRAVLDPKGQTIGEVGEGNRKDIRNAVEAARAALSWSTTAAHTRAQILYFLAENLDYRRDEFAARIKGQTGEDGTNEVALSVERLFAFAGWADKYDGAVHNPPLRAVAAAMVEPLGVMGIVAPPSRPLLGSIALIAPALAMGNTVVLVPSAQSPLSITDLYQVIETSDVPNGVINIVTGDSVTLAKTLAEHDGVDGLWFAGSAEASAMVEKASITNLKQTWTSRGLYYDLADRRFEGDYFLSKATQVKNVWIPYGA from the coding sequence ATGAACAAGATCGCGCAAGTCTTCCAATCCCTCGACTACGGTCCGGCCCCCGAAGGCCCCGATCAGGCCAATGCTTGGCTCGATAGCCACGGGCGCAAATTCGGCCATTTCATCGACGGCACATGGACCAAACCCGGCAAAACCTTTGCCAGCGATAACCCCGCCAATGGCGAAAAACTGGCCGATATCACCGAGGGCACGACCGAAGACGTCAATACCGCCGTCAAAGCCGCCCGCGCCGCCTTCAAACCGTGGTCGGCCCTCTCCGGCTACGAGCGCGGCAAGTATCTCTACGCCATCGCCCGGGCGATCCAGAAGCATTCCCGCCTCTTCGCCGTGCTCGAAACCATGGACAATGGCAAGCCGATCCGCGAGAGCCGCGATGTCGATATCCCATTGGTAGCACGGCATTTTTACCATCACGCCGGCTGGGCCCAGCACCTCTCCCGCGAATTCCCCGACGCCGTCCCCTATGGCGTTTGCGGCCAGATCATCCCGTGGAATTTCCCGCTGCTGATGCTGGCCTGGAAGATCGCCCCCGCGCTCGCCGCCGGCAATACGGTCATCCTAAAACCCGCCGAATTCACCTCGCTGACGGCATTGCTGTTTGCCGAAATCTGCGAACGTGCCGGCCTGCCCAAGGGCGTGGTCAATATTGTCACGGGGCAGGGCGAAACCGGCCAAGCCATTGTTTCTCATGACGGTATCGACAAGATCGCCTTCACCGGCTCCACCGAAGTGGGCAAAGCCATCCGCGCCGCCACGGCCGGCACCGGCAAGGGCCTCAGCCTCGAATTGGGTGGCAAGTCACCCTATATCGTTTTCGAAGACGCCGATATCGACAGCGCCATCGAAGGCCTGGTCGACGCCATCTGGTTCAATCAGGGCCAGGTCTGCTGCGCCGGCTCCCGCCTGCTGGTGCAGGAAAGCATCGAAACCCGCTTTATCGCCAAGCTCAAGACGCGCATGGCGAGCCTGCGCGTCGGCGATCCGCTCGACAAATCCATCGACATCGGCGCGCTGGTCGCCCCGGTGCAGGTCGAACGCATCCGCGATCTGATGAAGCGCGGCGTGGCCGAAGGCGCAGTCGTCTACGAGGCCGATGGCCCGGTCCCCGCCAAGGGCTGCTTCCTGAAACCCGCTCTCGTCACCAATGTCTCCCCCGCTAATACCCTGGTGGCCGAGGAGATCTTTGGGCCCGTGCTGGTCGCCATGAGCTTCCGCACACCTGAAGAGGCGGTGGCGCTGGCCAACAACACCAAATACGGCCTCGCCGCGACGATCTGGAGCGAGAATATCAATCTGGCCCTCGACATCGCCCCCAAGATCAAGGCCGGCGTGGTCTGGATCAACGGCACCAATAATTTCGACGCCGCCGTGGGCTTCGGTGGCTACAAGGAATCCGGCTTCGGCCGCGAAGGTGGCCGCGAAGGCATGAGTGCCTATTTGAAACCAGCCTGGGAAAAGGAGCTCAAAGCCGCTCCTGCCGCCAAGCCTGCGCCAGCCAAGGCCGAGAACCCGCTCGATAGCGGCCATCTCGATCAGACAGCAAAGATGTATATCGGCGGCAAGCAATCCCGCCCCGACAGCGCCTACAATCGCGCCGTGCTCGACCCCAAAGGCCAGACCATTGGTGAAGTGGGCGAAGGCAATCGCAAGGACATTCGCAACGCCGTCGAAGCCGCCCGCGCTGCCCTGAGCTGGTCGACCACTGCCGCCCATACCCGCGCGCAGATCCTCTATTTCCTGGCCGAAAATCTCGACTACCGCCGCGACGAATTTGCCGCCCGCATCAAGGGGCAGACTGGCGAGGACGGCACCAACGAAGTCGCCCTCTCCGTCGAACGCCTCTTCGCCTTTGCTGGCTGGGCCGACAAATATGATGGCGCGGTCCACAATCCGCCCCTGCGCGCCGTCGCCGCCGCCATGGTCGAGCCGCTCGGCGTCATGGGCATTGTCGCCCCGCCATCGCGCCCGCTGCTCGGCTCCATCGCCTTGATCGCCCCGGCTTTGGCCATGGGCAACACGGTCGTGCTGGTGCCCTCGGCGCAATCGCCGCTCTCCATCACCGACCTCTACCAGGTCATCGAAACCTCCGACGTGCCCAATGGCGTGATCAACATCGTCACCGGCGATAGCGTCACTCTCGCCAAGACCTTGGCCGAGCATGACGGCGTCGACGGCTTGTGGTTCGCAGGCTCTGCCGAAGCCTCCGCCATGGTCGAGAAGGCCTCGATCACCAATCTCAAGCAGACTTGGACCAGCCGCGGCCTCTATTACGATCTGGCCGATCGGCGCTTCGAGGGCGATTACTTCCTGAGCAAGGCGACGCAGGTCAAGAACGTTTGGATTCCGTACGGGGCTTAG
- the deoC gene encoding deoxyribose-phosphate aldolase, which produces MSLRVVDNPEPHTPHKRNPGFPLDLDWVSNVRMNRSALERRAGSIGARRTVKKDYQLAWLLKAITLIDLTTLNSDDTDGRVERLCAKARHPLRTDILDKLDIPGLRILPGAVCVYHSFVKTAVNALEGTGIPVAAVSTAFPHGLAPLETKLKEIELSVADGAKEIDIVIERGMVLRGDWQALYDQVKAFRKACGDAHIKTILGTGELATQTNIAKASLVCMMAGADFIKTSTGKEKVNANLVTSLTMIRMIRWFNEETGIEIGYKPAGGIATAGDALKYMALMKEELGTRYLQPHLFRFGASSLLTDIERQLEHGLTGHYAADYRQPMV; this is translated from the coding sequence ATGAGCCTACGCGTTGTAGACAACCCCGAGCCCCATACCCCGCACAAGCGCAATCCGGGCTTCCCGCTTGATCTCGATTGGGTCAGCAACGTTCGCATGAACCGCTCGGCGCTCGAACGCCGCGCCGGCTCCATCGGCGCGCGCCGCACCGTCAAAAAGGATTATCAGCTAGCCTGGCTGCTCAAAGCCATCACGCTGATCGATCTGACGACGCTCAATTCCGACGATACCGATGGCCGCGTCGAGCGCCTTTGCGCCAAGGCGCGCCATCCCCTGCGCACCGATATTCTCGACAAGCTCGATATCCCCGGCCTGCGCATCCTGCCCGGCGCCGTTTGCGTCTATCATAGCTTTGTCAAAACTGCGGTGAATGCCCTCGAAGGCACCGGCATTCCGGTTGCCGCCGTCTCCACCGCCTTTCCCCATGGCCTGGCCCCCCTCGAAACCAAGCTCAAGGAAATCGAGCTATCGGTCGCCGATGGCGCCAAGGAAATCGACATCGTCATCGAACGCGGCATGGTTTTGCGCGGCGATTGGCAGGCGCTCTACGATCAGGTCAAAGCCTTCCGCAAGGCCTGCGGCGACGCCCATATCAAGACCATTCTGGGCACCGGCGAGCTCGCCACCCAAACCAATATCGCCAAAGCCTCGCTGGTCTGCATGATGGCCGGCGCCGACTTCATCAAGACCTCGACCGGCAAGGAAAAGGTCAATGCCAATCTCGTCACCTCGCTGACCATGATCCGCATGATCCGTTGGTTCAATGAAGAGACCGGCATCGAAATCGGCTACAAACCCGCCGGCGGTATCGCGACGGCTGGCGACGCGCTGAAATACATGGCGCTGATGAAGGAAGAGCTCGGAACGCGTTACCTTCAACCCCATTTATTCCGTTTCGGCGCTAGCAGTCTGTTAACCGATATCGAGCGTCAGCTAGAACACGGCCTTACCGGCCATTACGCGGCTGACTACCGCCAGCCCATGGTTTGA
- a CDS encoding purine-nucleoside phosphorylase — translation MTKASKTIKKIAGEAPIEAAIVLGSGLSAIGELLADKVTIPYSELKGFPGGGVSGHGRDLLIGTMGGKRIAILTGREHYYEHGNAAAMRPALEAMAEIGAKTLLLTNSAGSLDERFRPGDLMLLSDHINYAGMNPLIGEPTDRRFVNLVDCYAPDLRAKAIALGERLDIKVGEGIYLWYSGPSFETVAEIQMAIRLGANAVGMSTAPEVILGRFLGMKVWACSSITNMGAGLSSEKISHEHTKTMAVQGAEKLKKLIPALVEEL, via the coding sequence ATGACCAAAGCCTCCAAGACCATCAAGAAAATCGCCGGTGAGGCACCTATCGAAGCCGCCATCGTGCTCGGCTCTGGCCTCTCCGCCATTGGCGAGCTCTTGGCTGACAAGGTCACCATTCCCTATTCCGAGCTCAAGGGCTTCCCCGGCGGCGGCGTTTCCGGCCATGGCCGCGACCTGCTCATCGGCACCATGGGCGGCAAGCGCATCGCCATCCTCACCGGCCGCGAGCATTATTACGAACACGGCAATGCCGCCGCCATGCGCCCCGCACTCGAAGCCATGGCCGAAATCGGCGCCAAGACCCTGCTGCTGACCAATTCGGCCGGCTCGCTCGACGAGCGCTTCCGCCCCGGCGATCTGATGCTGCTCTCCGATCACATCAATTATGCCGGCATGAACCCGCTGATCGGTGAACCCACCGACCGCCGTTTCGTCAACCTGGTCGATTGCTACGCCCCCGATCTGCGCGCCAAGGCGATTGCGTTGGGCGAGCGCCTCGATATCAAGGTCGGCGAAGGCATCTATCTGTGGTATTCTGGCCCCAGCTTTGAAACGGTCGCCGAAATCCAGATGGCCATTCGCCTGGGCGCCAATGCCGTGGGCATGTCCACGGCACCCGAAGTCATTCTCGGGCGTTTCCTGGGGATGAAGGTCTGGGCCTGCTCGTCCATCACCAATATGGGCGCGGGTCTCTCGAGCGAGAAAATCAGCCATGAACACACCAAGACCATGGCGGTACAAGGCGCAGAGAAGCTGAAAAAGCTCATACCAGCGCTGGTGGAGGAACTATGA
- a CDS encoding cytidine deaminase: MPLLPTDQTLFDAAEAVRAKAYAPYSNFHVGAAILADDGKIYAGCNVENAAYPVGNCAEPSAIAAMLAGGGKRIKRIYVTGPGTTPVTPCGGCRQRIREFADLDVEVISHGVDGTPLVMTLGDLLPHSFGPEFLGK, encoded by the coding sequence ATGCCCCTGTTGCCAACCGACCAGACCCTGTTCGACGCCGCCGAAGCCGTGCGTGCCAAGGCCTATGCGCCCTATTCGAACTTCCATGTCGGCGCCGCCATTCTTGCTGACGACGGCAAGATCTATGCCGGCTGCAATGTCGAAAACGCCGCCTATCCCGTCGGCAATTGCGCCGAACCCAGCGCCATCGCCGCCATGCTTGCCGGCGGCGGCAAACGTATCAAGCGCATCTATGTCACCGGCCCTGGCACAACCCCGGTCACCCCCTGCGGCGGCTGCCGCCAACGCATCCGCGAGTTCGCTGACCTCGATGTCGAAGTCATCTCCCACGGCGTCGACGGCACCCCACTGGTCATGACGCTGGGCGACTTGCTGCCGCACAGCTTCGGCCCCGAGTTCCTGGGAAAATGA
- a CDS encoding ABC transporter permease, with product MDFPAILSILDATIRLSTPLLLACLAGLYSERAGLFDIGLEGKMLAAAFAAGAVAAITGSAWIGLAAGMSVSLATALLQGVAAITLRGNQLIAGVAINMLAAGLTTFLGQTWFSQGGRTPPLGEGGRFVPINLPFANELAGVPIIGPIYYELISGHYILVYIAFLMVAVTAYVLYRTRFGLRLRAVGESPKAVDTAGISVVKLRYQAVIITGLLCGIAGAYFSIAQGSGFGNNMTAGKGYIALAALIFAKWKPVPAMFTCLLFGFLDALQIRLQGARLGGVEIPVQAIQALPYVLTVILLAGFIGKAVGPKAGGVAYTKER from the coding sequence ATGGATTTTCCTGCCATCCTCTCCATTCTGGACGCTACTATCCGCCTCTCGACGCCCCTCCTCTTGGCGTGTCTGGCCGGGCTCTATTCGGAACGCGCGGGCCTGTTCGATATTGGCCTTGAAGGCAAGATGCTGGCGGCGGCCTTTGCCGCCGGCGCCGTCGCCGCCATCACTGGTTCCGCCTGGATCGGCCTTGCCGCCGGCATGAGCGTGTCGCTGGCGACCGCACTCCTGCAAGGCGTTGCCGCCATCACCCTGCGCGGTAACCAGCTCATCGCCGGCGTTGCCATCAACATGCTGGCTGCGGGCCTCACCACGTTCCTCGGCCAGACCTGGTTCTCCCAGGGCGGCCGCACGCCACCGCTTGGCGAAGGCGGGCGCTTCGTGCCCATCAACCTGCCCTTCGCCAATGAATTGGCTGGTGTCCCCATCATCGGCCCGATCTACTACGAGCTGATTTCGGGTCACTATATCCTGGTCTATATCGCCTTCCTCATGGTGGCCGTCACCGCCTATGTGCTCTATCGCACCCGCTTCGGCCTGCGCCTGCGCGCCGTTGGCGAAAGCCCCAAGGCGGTCGACACGGCCGGCATTTCGGTGGTCAAGCTGCGCTATCAGGCGGTGATCATCACGGGCCTGCTCTGCGGCATTGCCGGGGCCTATTTCTCCATCGCCCAGGGTTCCGGCTTCGGCAACAACATGACGGCCGGCAAGGGCTATATCGCGCTCGCCGCTTTGATCTTTGCCAAGTGGAAGCCGGTGCCCGCCATGTTCACCTGCCTGCTGTTCGGCTTCCTCGATGCCCTGCAGATTCGCCTGCAAGGCGCGCGGCTGGGCGGAGTGGAAATCCCGGTCCAGGCCATTCAAGCTTTGCCCTATGTGCTGACCGTGATCCTGCTCGCCGGCTTCATCGGCAAGGCCGTGGGCCCCAAGGCCGGCGGCGTCGCCTATACCAAGGAGCGCTGA
- a CDS encoding ABC transporter permease: protein MSARRPIPRWADVALLPAINLLLALIVSGLVVLFVGENPFHAIQVIIYGAFGYGEGVGYTLYYATNFIFTGLAVAVAAHAGLFNIGGDGQAYVAGLGAIVVALALDQTHWLIAMPLAVIAAGAVGGFWAFVPGWLQAKRGSHVVITTIMFNFIAAALMVYMVNRVLKPASTMAPESETIDVAGRVPQLRQFMSFFGYSPVNLSIVIAIAALIGVYILIWHTKFGYAMRVLGQNPTASRYAGISNSRMIMITMTISGALAGMVAINEVMGVQNRLVLDFVAGAGFVGIAVALMGRNHPIGIALAAVLFGALYQGGQELQFVIPGITREMIVVIQALVILFTGAMEGLFRPSLERAFMLFSPEQKADAVAASTAKTES from the coding sequence ATGAGCGCCCGCAGACCCATACCCCGCTGGGCCGACGTCGCCCTGCTGCCTGCCATCAATCTGCTGCTGGCGCTGATCGTGTCCGGGCTGGTCGTGCTGTTTGTCGGCGAAAATCCGTTCCACGCTATCCAGGTCATCATCTATGGCGCCTTCGGCTATGGCGAGGGCGTCGGCTACACGCTCTATTACGCCACCAATTTCATCTTCACCGGCCTTGCCGTGGCGGTTGCCGCCCATGCCGGGCTCTTCAATATCGGTGGCGATGGCCAGGCCTATGTCGCGGGCCTCGGCGCCATCGTCGTGGCTTTGGCGCTCGACCAGACTCATTGGCTGATCGCCATGCCCCTGGCCGTCATCGCGGCCGGTGCCGTCGGTGGCTTCTGGGCCTTCGTGCCCGGCTGGCTCCAGGCCAAGCGCGGCAGCCATGTGGTCATCACCACCATCATGTTCAATTTCATCGCCGCCGCGCTGATGGTCTACATGGTCAATCGCGTGCTCAAGCCCGCCAGCACCATGGCCCCGGAGTCCGAAACCATCGACGTAGCCGGTCGCGTGCCGCAACTGCGCCAGTTCATGAGCTTTTTCGGCTATTCGCCGGTCAACCTGTCCATCGTTATCGCCATAGCGGCGCTGATCGGGGTCTATATCCTGATCTGGCACACCAAATTCGGCTATGCCATGCGCGTGCTCGGCCAGAACCCCACGGCCTCGCGCTATGCCGGCATTTCCAATTCCCGCATGATCATGATCACCATGACCATTTCCGGCGCGCTCGCTGGCATGGTGGCGATCAATGAAGTCATGGGCGTGCAAAACCGGCTGGTGCTCGATTTCGTCGCCGGCGCTGGTTTCGTCGGCATCGCCGTGGCGCTGATGGGCCGCAACCATCCCATCGGCATTGCGCTTGCCGCCGTGCTGTTCGGCGCGCTCTATCAAGGCGGGCAGGAACTGCAATTCGTCATCCCCGGCATTACCCGCGAAATGATCGTGGTGATCCAGGCTTTGGTGATCCTGTTCACCGGCGCCATGGAAGGCCTGTTCCGCCCCTCGCTCGAACGCGCCTTCATGCTGTTTTCGCCCGAACAAAAGGCCGACGCCGTCGCCGCCTCAACCGCCAAGACGGAGAGCTGA